The Halosimplex litoreum genome has a window encoding:
- a CDS encoding J domain-containing protein — protein MTETFYDRLGVADDATTEEIEDAYRESVKRVHPDVSDDVDAGERTKRLNEAKRVLTDGEERARYDRLGHATYTGEGTPDAGSTRTAAGSGDTESGSNSGAGSSSGSTTAGSRAGRSGTGGPSSDTATGTGRSDRRGNTWRGSQQRGRRSGSGRSTGETDRRRRDRARGRRRADARGAAAGSADETSRSTGESTGPSWQSGGTAAAAGGGGSAGSPSAQRQAAAGASNGPNVDWSWNAWDATGAWAVRNGSDGGGGLRLGRLFPVEQSVVLLVSTFVCYPFFVGATLFPGFPLIARVTVGVCTLLTFAYLLSIPEVAILVFGLWSVVVPILLLAIPGIGVFSLAGVIGLTATWVPLGMSVLTFSLVRS, from the coding sequence ATGACAGAGACCTTCTACGACCGCCTCGGTGTCGCCGACGACGCGACGACCGAGGAGATCGAGGACGCCTACCGCGAGTCGGTCAAACGGGTCCATCCGGACGTGAGCGACGACGTCGACGCCGGGGAGCGCACGAAACGACTCAACGAGGCCAAGCGCGTGCTGACCGACGGGGAGGAGCGCGCCAGGTACGACCGACTCGGCCACGCCACTTACACCGGCGAGGGGACGCCCGACGCCGGGTCGACGCGGACGGCCGCCGGGAGCGGCGACACCGAATCGGGTTCGAACTCCGGGGCCGGATCGAGCTCCGGATCCACGACGGCCGGGTCGCGAGCGGGCAGGTCGGGAACGGGCGGTCCGAGTTCGGACACCGCGACCGGGACGGGGCGGTCCGACCGTCGCGGGAACACGTGGCGCGGGTCCCAGCAGCGCGGTCGGCGCTCCGGGTCCGGTCGATCGACAGGTGAGACCGACAGGCGTCGCCGCGACCGAGCGCGGGGGCGCAGGCGGGCGGACGCTCGCGGAGCGGCCGCGGGGTCCGCGGACGAGACGAGCCGTTCGACCGGCGAGTCGACGGGGCCGTCCTGGCAGTCCGGCGGCACGGCCGCCGCTGCGGGGGGTGGCGGGAGCGCCGGCTCCCCCTCGGCCCAGCGGCAGGCGGCCGCGGGGGCTTCGAACGGGCCCAACGTCGACTGGTCGTGGAACGCGTGGGACGCCACCGGCGCCTGGGCCGTTCGCAACGGTTCCGACGGGGGCGGCGGGCTCCGACTCGGTCGCCTGTTCCCGGTCGAGCAGTCGGTCGTCCTGCTGGTGTCGACGTTCGTCTGCTACCCCTTCTTCGTCGGCGCCACGCTGTTCCCCGGATTCCCACTGATCGCCCGGGTGACCGTCGGCGTCTGCACGCTCCTCACCTTCGCCTATCTGCTGTCGATCCCGGAGGTCGCGATCCTCGTGTTCGGCCTCTGGAGCGTCGTCGTCCCGATACTCCTGCTCGCGATCCCTGGAATCGGGGTCTTTTCGCTCGCGGGCGTCATCGGCCTGACCGCCACGTGGGTTCCGCTCGGCATGTCCGTACTGACGTTCTCGCTCGTGCGGTCGTGA
- a CDS encoding isochorismate synthase, producing MEPLRGDESPVEPDETTIATRGREVDGVAVGTVLADLPRPTVAWWAEGQRVAAGGSVATITADGPYRFDHVRRAGEALFAGRTVESDLPRAARPRLFGGFAFHEGDKDEDGSPWDGFPDAQFVLPAVQVVRTDDGSTWVVATATGTSAGTEAGARLDEWVGRVEALDDTLSDDGPGIERRTFTPDDAGWRRQVEAAVERIRRGTLRKVVLAGALTVDLREELSVPSVYERLSATYPDCFRFLVAPEGGGHFFGATPERLISRDGRTVRTEALAGSTGRGDTPEEDEWLASELQDSEKDRHEHDLVVETIKTQLSPYATSISTGDRTVRRLATVQHLQTPVTAELAEDDHVLSLVEALHPTPAVGGLPPDEALETIKDAEAFDRGWYASPVGWFDAEGDGTFAVAIRSAVATDRRATLFAGNGIVSDSDPDREWDEVQLKYRPVLDALE from the coding sequence ATGGAACCTCTCCGTGGTGACGAGTCGCCGGTCGAACCCGACGAGACGACCATCGCGACTCGCGGACGCGAGGTCGACGGCGTCGCGGTCGGGACCGTGCTGGCCGACCTCCCGCGACCGACGGTCGCCTGGTGGGCCGAGGGCCAGCGCGTCGCCGCTGGCGGGTCGGTGGCGACGATCACAGCCGACGGCCCGTACCGCTTCGACCACGTCCGGCGGGCCGGCGAGGCGCTGTTCGCCGGCCGCACCGTCGAATCTGACCTGCCGCGGGCCGCCCGACCGCGGCTGTTCGGCGGTTTCGCGTTCCACGAAGGCGACAAGGACGAGGACGGGTCGCCGTGGGACGGCTTCCCCGACGCGCAGTTCGTGCTCCCGGCCGTCCAGGTCGTTCGGACCGACGACGGGTCGACCTGGGTCGTCGCGACTGCCACCGGGACGTCGGCGGGGACCGAGGCCGGGGCGCGACTCGACGAGTGGGTCGGTCGCGTCGAGGCGCTCGACGACACGCTGTCGGACGACGGGCCGGGGATCGAACGCCGCACGTTCACGCCGGACGACGCCGGCTGGCGCCGCCAGGTCGAGGCCGCCGTCGAGCGCATCCGACGCGGGACCCTCCGGAAGGTCGTCCTCGCGGGGGCGCTGACGGTCGACCTGCGCGAGGAGCTGTCGGTCCCGTCGGTGTACGAACGCCTCTCGGCGACCTATCCCGACTGCTTTCGCTTCCTCGTCGCCCCCGAGGGCGGCGGGCACTTCTTCGGCGCGACGCCCGAGCGGCTGATCAGCCGTGACGGCCGGACCGTCAGGACCGAGGCCCTGGCCGGTTCGACCGGCCGGGGCGACACCCCAGAGGAGGACGAGTGGCTCGCCAGCGAACTCCAGGACAGCGAGAAGGACCGCCACGAACACGACCTGGTCGTCGAGACGATCAAGACGCAGCTGTCACCGTACGCCACCTCGATCTCGACCGGCGACCGGACCGTGCGTCGGCTCGCGACGGTACAGCACCTTCAGACGCCGGTGACGGCCGAACTCGCGGAGGACGACCACGTCCTCTCGCTGGTCGAGGCGCTGCACCCGACGCCCGCGGTCGGGGGACTCCCGCCGGACGAGGCCCTGGAGACGATCAAAGACGCCGAAGCGTTCGACCGCGGCTGGTACGCCTCGCCGGTGGGGTGGTTCGACGCCGAGGGCGACGGCACCTTCGCCGTCGCGATCCGCTCGGCGGTCGCGACCGACCGGCGGGCGACGCTGTTCGCCGGTAACGGCATCGTCAGCGATAGCGACCCCGACCGCGAGTGGGACGAGGTACAACTGAAGTACCGCCCGGTGCTGGACGCGCTGGAATGA
- a CDS encoding ribbon-helix-helix domain-containing protein has translation MPKVDLTIPEHLEMRITQLVEQGEFLNREEAIEDLLSTGLKAYKTSGPMDDDDEAGGYEDDGMMGHEDEYVF, from the coding sequence ATGCCCAAGGTAGATCTCACGATCCCCGAACACCTCGAGATGCGTATCACCCAGCTCGTCGAGCAGGGTGAGTTCCTCAACCGCGAGGAAGCCATCGAGGACCTGCTCTCGACGGGGCTGAAGGCGTACAAGACGAGCGGGCCGATGGACGACGACGACGAGGCGGGCGGGTACGAGGACGACGGGATGATGGGCCACGAAGACGAGTACGTTTTCTGA
- a CDS encoding 1,4-dihydroxy-2-naphthoyl-CoA synthase, with product MVSEIFDPDRWESVDAFDFRDITYHRGTDTPAVRIAFDRPEKRNAFRPGTVDELSTALDHAKRQSDVGCVLLTGNGPSPKDGGWAFCSGGDQSVRGDDGYEYRDDDADREDAAEAGRLHILEVQRQIRHIPKPVVAVVPGWAVGGGHSLHVICDLTLASEDHAKFLQTDPDVASFDAGFGSAYLARQVGQKKAREIFFLGKTYDADEAADMGMVNEAVPHEELEATAIEWADRITSKSPMAIRMLKYGFNAADDGMVGQQVFAGEATRLGYMTDEAKEGRDAFNEGRDPEFDDYDWFY from the coding sequence ATGGTCTCGGAGATCTTCGACCCCGACCGCTGGGAGTCGGTCGACGCGTTCGACTTCCGCGATATCACCTATCACCGCGGGACCGACACCCCCGCCGTCCGAATCGCCTTCGACCGTCCGGAGAAGCGCAACGCGTTCCGCCCGGGCACCGTCGACGAACTCTCGACCGCGCTCGACCACGCCAAGCGTCAATCGGACGTCGGCTGCGTCCTGCTGACCGGCAACGGCCCGTCGCCGAAAGACGGCGGCTGGGCCTTCTGCTCGGGCGGCGACCAGTCCGTCCGCGGCGACGACGGCTACGAGTACCGCGACGACGACGCCGACCGCGAGGACGCCGCCGAGGCCGGGCGCCTCCACATCCTCGAGGTCCAGCGCCAGATCCGCCACATCCCCAAGCCCGTCGTCGCCGTCGTCCCCGGCTGGGCCGTCGGCGGCGGCCACTCGCTGCACGTGATCTGCGACCTCACTCTCGCCAGCGAGGACCACGCCAAGTTCCTCCAGACCGACCCCGACGTGGCGAGCTTCGACGCCGGCTTCGGGTCGGCCTACCTCGCCCGCCAGGTCGGCCAGAAGAAGGCCCGCGAGATCTTCTTCCTCGGCAAGACCTACGACGCCGACGAGGCCGCGGACATGGGCATGGTCAACGAGGCCGTCCCGCACGAGGAACTGGAGGCCACCGCCATAGAGTGGGCCGACCGCATCACGAGCAAGTCGCCGATGGCCATCCGCATGCTGAAGTACGGCTTCAACGCCGCCGACGACGGCATGGTCGGCCAGCAGGTCTTCGCCGGCGAGGCCACCCGGCTGGGCTACATGACCGACGAGGCCAAGGAAGGCCGCGACGCCTTCAACGAGGGCCGCGACCCCGAGTTCGACGACTACGACTGGTTTTATTAG
- a CDS encoding PAS domain-containing protein, whose protein sequence is MDRGPTQQPELRARLREALTADRRTFRETVARLAGEHGFDTDRLDTDPETFDAPAAVGHLDAPDREPVWRAWTLAEAPLGVVVAGAAYHDNPIRYANRATRRLTGYSLAELCGENLRRLQGPETDDASVGALRNALRNWNGVTVELCNYRADGTPFRNRLTLVPRPGDDGTVAHWFGLQAAVPVD, encoded by the coding sequence GTGGACCGAGGACCGACCCAGCAGCCGGAACTGCGCGCGAGGCTCCGCGAGGCCCTCACAGCGGACCGCCGGACGTTCCGCGAGACCGTCGCCCGGCTGGCCGGCGAGCACGGCTTCGACACGGATCGCCTGGACACCGACCCCGAGACGTTCGACGCGCCAGCCGCCGTCGGGCACCTCGACGCGCCGGATAGAGAGCCGGTCTGGCGCGCGTGGACGCTGGCGGAGGCACCGCTCGGCGTCGTCGTCGCGGGCGCCGCCTACCACGACAACCCGATCCGGTACGCCAACCGGGCGACGCGGCGGCTCACCGGGTACTCGCTGGCGGAGCTGTGCGGCGAGAACCTGCGACGACTGCAGGGGCCCGAGACCGACGACGCGTCCGTCGGCGCCCTCCGGAACGCGCTGCGCAACTGGAACGGCGTCACGGTCGAGCTGTGCAACTACCGGGCCGACGGCACGCCCTTCCGGAACCGCCTGACGCTCGTCCCGAGGCCGGGCGACGACGGGACGGTCGCACACTGGTTCGGCCTCCAGGCCGCCGTGCCGGTGGACTGA
- a CDS encoding RidA family protein has protein sequence MSRQTVGSGTGWEAHVGYSRAVAVDGQVHVAGTTPVDDDGEVIGDGPYEQTKAALDIVEGALGEAGAEIADVVRTRMYVTDIDDYEAVGRAHGEVFDEVRPAATMVEVSRLVDEDFCVEVEATAVVPD, from the coding sequence ATGTCTCGGCAGACGGTCGGCAGCGGTACCGGGTGGGAAGCCCACGTCGGTTACTCCCGGGCGGTCGCGGTCGACGGACAGGTCCACGTCGCCGGCACGACGCCGGTCGACGACGATGGAGAGGTGATCGGCGACGGCCCGTACGAACAGACGAAGGCCGCACTGGATATCGTCGAAGGCGCGCTCGGAGAAGCGGGGGCGGAGATCGCGGACGTGGTCCGAACGCGGATGTACGTCACCGACATCGACGACTACGAGGCCGTTGGCCGCGCCCACGGCGAGGTGTTCGACGAGGTGCGCCCGGCCGCGACGATGGTCGAGGTGAGCCGCCTCGTCGACGAGGACTTCTGCGTCGAAGTCGAGGCGACGGCGGTCGTCCCGGACTGA
- a CDS encoding 1,4-dihydroxy-2-naphthoate polyprenyltransferase, with protein MSTADAQVSKRRAWLMAARPQTLPAGSAPVVVGAGLAAHAGVFAPLPWLAALVGALLIQVGTNFANDYYDAVNGADTDDREGFTRVTAGGLIPPAQVKWAMVATYALAVVVGAYLVAIGGVPILLVGLSSIAAGVLYTGGPYPYGYRGLGDLFVFVYFGVVAVTGTYYVQAVTAAGVGLFPTGLPAETLSLAAVVASLPAAGLSTAILVVNNVRDRETDAATGKRTLAVILGYRWSRVEFLALVGMAYVVPVVFALDPAYGLWALAPLASLPLAGGVTTTVLERTEGEALNPALERVGQTLFVHSILFAAGLAAPQLL; from the coding sequence ATGTCGACCGCAGACGCGCAGGTATCGAAACGGCGAGCGTGGCTGATGGCCGCTCGGCCCCAGACGCTGCCCGCGGGGTCGGCGCCGGTGGTGGTCGGTGCCGGTCTGGCGGCCCACGCCGGCGTGTTCGCCCCGCTTCCCTGGCTGGCGGCGCTCGTCGGCGCACTGCTCATCCAGGTCGGGACCAACTTCGCCAACGACTACTACGACGCCGTCAACGGCGCCGACACCGACGACCGCGAGGGGTTCACCCGCGTCACCGCCGGCGGGCTCATCCCGCCCGCCCAGGTCAAGTGGGCGATGGTCGCCACCTACGCGCTGGCCGTCGTCGTCGGCGCCTACCTCGTCGCCATCGGCGGCGTCCCCATCCTTCTGGTCGGGCTCTCCTCGATCGCCGCCGGCGTGCTCTACACCGGCGGTCCCTACCCCTACGGCTACCGCGGGCTCGGCGATCTCTTCGTGTTCGTCTACTTCGGCGTCGTCGCCGTGACGGGCACCTACTACGTCCAGGCGGTCACCGCGGCCGGCGTCGGACTCTTTCCCACGGGACTCCCCGCCGAAACTCTGTCGCTCGCGGCCGTCGTCGCGAGCCTCCCCGCCGCGGGCCTCTCGACGGCTATCCTCGTCGTGAACAACGTCCGCGACCGGGAGACCGACGCCGCGACCGGCAAGCGGACGCTGGCGGTGATCCTCGGCTACCGCTGGAGCCGCGTCGAGTTCCTCGCGCTGGTCGGGATGGCCTACGTCGTCCCCGTGGTCTTCGCGCTCGACCCCGCCTACGGGCTGTGGGCGCTCGCGCCGCTGGCCTCGCTCCCGCTCGCGGGGGGCGTGACGACGACCGTCCTCGAACGCACCGAGGGCGAGGCGCTCAACCCGGCGCTCGAACGCGTCGGACAGACGCTGTTCGTCCACTCGATCCTGTTCGCTGCCGGCCTCGCCGCTCCCCAACTGCTATGA
- a CDS encoding mandelate racemase/muconate lactonizing enzyme family protein, with product MSGEHPTREDVDPFTLPLESPLGTAAGEVTERSGYLVRYDHRGETGLGEATPLPGWTESLDACERGLDRALDAGADGAHSTGLLELDADETPAARHGFATALLDADARADDRPLYRWFDDSRTVESVPVNATVGDADPETTVGHASGAVEEGVDCLKLKVGARSVDEDVERVRAVRQAVGDDVTLRLDANGGWSRAEAERALERVEPLGVAYAEQPVPADDLAGLAGLRGSGVDIAIDEGLVEHSMAEVFDAEAADVVVLKPMVLGGPGNARTLALRARDEGMEPVVTTTVDAVVARTAAVHVAASIPDVAPCGLATADMLAEDLADDPAPVKDGRIAVPQDPGIGVEITEDRP from the coding sequence ATGAGCGGCGAGCACCCGACCCGCGAGGACGTCGACCCCTTCACGCTCCCGCTCGAATCGCCGCTGGGGACCGCCGCCGGCGAGGTCACCGAGCGCTCGGGCTACCTCGTCCGCTACGACCACCGCGGCGAGACGGGGCTCGGGGAGGCGACGCCGCTCCCCGGCTGGACGGAGTCGCTCGACGCCTGCGAGCGCGGCCTCGACCGCGCGCTCGACGCGGGGGCCGACGGCGCCCACAGCACGGGGCTGCTCGAACTCGACGCCGACGAGACGCCGGCGGCCCGCCACGGGTTCGCGACCGCGCTGCTCGACGCCGACGCGCGGGCCGACGACCGCCCGCTCTACCGCTGGTTCGACGACTCGCGAACGGTGGAGTCGGTGCCGGTCAACGCCACCGTCGGCGACGCCGACCCGGAGACCACCGTCGGCCACGCCAGTGGGGCCGTCGAGGAAGGGGTCGACTGCCTGAAGCTCAAGGTCGGTGCGCGCTCGGTCGACGAAGACGTCGAGCGCGTCCGCGCCGTCCGCCAGGCGGTCGGCGACGACGTGACGCTCCGTCTGGACGCCAACGGCGGCTGGTCCCGTGCCGAGGCCGAGCGAGCGCTCGAACGAGTCGAACCGCTCGGCGTGGCCTACGCCGAACAGCCGGTTCCGGCCGACGACCTCGCGGGACTCGCGGGGCTCCGCGGGAGCGGGGTCGATATCGCCATCGACGAGGGGCTCGTCGAACACTCCATGGCCGAGGTGTTCGACGCCGAGGCGGCCGACGTGGTCGTCCTGAAACCGATGGTACTGGGCGGCCCGGGTAACGCACGGACCCTCGCACTCCGGGCTCGCGACGAGGGGATGGAGCCGGTGGTGACCACCACCGTCGACGCGGTCGTCGCCCGGACGGCAGCGGTCCACGTCGCCGCGTCGATCCCCGACGTGGCTCCCTGCGGACTCGCGACGGCCGACATGCTCGCCGAGGACCTCGCCGACGACCCCGCGCCCGTGAAAGACGGACGGATCGCGGTTCCGCAGGACCCGGGGATCGGTGTCGAGATCACGGAGGACCGTCCGTGA
- a CDS encoding DUF6498-containing protein encodes MPSPLDPKRSPTLVGFAPILLGNLVPLVGVLRFGWDPATLVVIYALEAVLSFPIAAAKALFAQRPPETDRDDGGTISVSNANLTGKRGSVTVAGWLPPLHLRTVPFAVTVLGVSMSFTGILGLVLYETVDVLGVLGEPMVLTGVASLVVGQAVDTWRDYLRGGRYETVSPYTVVETPARQTFFLIAVLIAVPRPEDGGAPVAPVLAAFVLAKLLVEWSAFRATHGSDGRIAGWLSGPDASADEPEPPRVPAGEPDDRVSVDRRSAGYAAVGHAVLESGPLYARVFSILWFFALVFLSGDTASTATIVAATVVGAGLLLVALAVKATSHYLRYGPLEYRRYGDRVVAHDRWLGEPQWAASVDAFRDVAVVGDRVSDRLLGTRTVAATTGWDEEDRRLLGPFTDPSGAAERLGLSIGTTELSSVDRRVAGAAVGSLVALVAVAVALVAGPWESSTSLLYAVFFLPVGLAVPRALWRRAYPERSEPSSSRGQRR; translated from the coding sequence ATGCCCTCCCCGCTCGATCCGAAACGCTCTCCCACACTCGTCGGCTTCGCGCCGATACTCCTCGGCAATCTGGTGCCGCTCGTCGGCGTCCTCCGGTTCGGCTGGGACCCGGCGACGCTGGTCGTGATCTACGCGCTCGAAGCCGTGCTCTCCTTTCCGATCGCCGCGGCGAAGGCGCTGTTCGCCCAGCGGCCGCCGGAGACCGACCGCGACGACGGCGGGACGATCAGCGTCTCGAACGCGAACCTGACCGGGAAACGGGGGAGCGTGACGGTCGCCGGGTGGCTCCCGCCGCTGCACCTCCGGACCGTCCCCTTCGCCGTCACCGTGCTGGGCGTCTCGATGAGTTTCACCGGCATCCTCGGGCTCGTGCTGTACGAGACCGTCGACGTGCTGGGCGTTCTCGGGGAACCGATGGTCCTGACGGGCGTCGCTTCGCTGGTCGTCGGCCAGGCCGTCGACACCTGGCGGGACTACCTCCGGGGCGGTCGATACGAAACCGTCTCGCCGTACACGGTCGTCGAGACGCCGGCGCGACAGACGTTCTTCCTGATAGCCGTGTTGATCGCCGTCCCGCGACCCGAGGACGGCGGGGCCCCCGTCGCACCGGTCCTCGCGGCGTTCGTGCTTGCGAAACTCCTCGTCGAGTGGTCGGCGTTCCGTGCCACGCACGGCAGCGACGGCCGGATCGCCGGTTGGCTCTCGGGCCCGGACGCGTCCGCAGACGAGCCCGAACCGCCCCGGGTCCCGGCGGGCGAGCCCGACGACCGGGTCTCGGTCGACCGGCGCTCCGCCGGGTACGCCGCGGTCGGGCACGCCGTCCTCGAATCCGGGCCGCTCTACGCCAGGGTGTTTTCGATCCTCTGGTTCTTCGCGCTCGTGTTCCTGAGCGGCGACACCGCCTCGACCGCGACCATCGTCGCGGCGACGGTCGTCGGCGCGGGGCTGTTGCTGGTCGCGCTCGCGGTGAAGGCGACGAGCCACTACCTACGATACGGACCGCTGGAGTACCGCCGGTACGGCGACCGCGTCGTCGCCCACGACCGCTGGCTGGGCGAACCGCAGTGGGCCGCCTCGGTCGACGCGTTCCGGGACGTAGCAGTCGTCGGCGACCGGGTCTCGGACCGACTGCTCGGGACGCGGACGGTCGCCGCCACGACCGGCTGGGACGAGGAGGACCGACGGCTCCTCGGGCCATTCACGGACCCGAGCGGTGCCGCCGAGCGCCTGGGTCTGTCGATCGGGACGACGGAACTGTCGTCGGTCGACCGGCGGGTCGCGGGCGCCGCGGTCGGCTCGCTGGTCGCGCTGGTCGCCGTCGCGGTCGCGCTGGTCGCGGGGCCGTGGGAGTCGTCGACCTCGCTGCTGTACGCCGTCTTCTTCCTCCCGGTCGGACTGGCCGTCCCCAGAGCGCTGTGGCGTCGGGCGTATCCGGAACGGTCCGAGCCGAGTTCCTCTCGCGGCCAGCGTAGGTGA
- a CDS encoding UPF0058 family protein, translated as MHKDELLELHAQMLTIKDYFAGLEDVDATLFDAYEELDVTPEDVHKSKSEHKHAVFVLGNALAIAMSEDEFSDAGRVGKRMKELAEDAEKKL; from the coding sequence ATGCACAAGGACGAACTCCTGGAACTCCACGCGCAGATGCTCACGATCAAGGATTATTTCGCCGGGCTCGAAGACGTCGACGCGACGCTGTTCGACGCCTACGAGGAACTCGACGTGACCCCCGAAGACGTCCACAAGTCCAAGAGCGAGCACAAACACGCAGTGTTCGTCCTCGGCAACGCCCTCGCGATCGCGATGAGCGAAGACGAGTTCTCCGACGCCGGCCGCGTCGGCAAGCGCATGAAGGAACTCGCCGAGGACGCCGAGAAGAAGCTGTAG
- the menD gene encoding 2-succinyl-5-enolpyruvyl-6-hydroxy-3-cyclohexene-1-carboxylic-acid synthase, protein MTAPNRATLWGRTLVDELAKGGVTAAVVSPGSRSTPLTVALAEHDGIETFSVLDERSAAFFALGRGRRTSEPTALVCTSGTAAANYHPAVVEASQSRVPLLVLTADRPAELTDSGANQTVDQQKLYGDAVRWYKTLPEPAPEPRRLRSLRVAADRAVAKTTGSNPGPVHLNVPVAKPLEPTEEPGDVPDSLAEEAPLAVEGRDGPFVRTTAGRLEPDSAAMDEVADALESAERGLVVAGPLNPGVSDPGAVGALLDATGVPLLADPLSGLRYGSLATDRPVFGGYDSYLDAPDWPDPDVVLRVGASPTSKVLRQFLRDADARQVVVDPAGDWPEAEFTATDYVQADPGAVARALAERVDSPRAAEDGPETTWRRRFERAEASYWDLVDEATESAAAGTPFEGAVLSAVVSDAPDPATVFVSNSMPVRDCDRFGRPREADLTVLGNRGASGIDGITSTALGAGSATDDPLVLVTGDLAYYHDANGLLSVARCGVDATIVLINNDGGGIFHILPIEAFDPPFTEQFVTPHGLDFEHSADLYDLSFRRATDLDDFAAAYRESLDSEGTQVIEVRTDGEASHRRRERLHERVCDRVAADR, encoded by the coding sequence ATGACCGCACCGAACCGCGCGACGCTGTGGGGCCGGACGCTCGTCGACGAACTCGCGAAGGGCGGCGTCACCGCCGCCGTCGTCTCGCCGGGGAGCCGCTCGACGCCGCTGACCGTCGCGCTCGCCGAACACGACGGCATCGAGACGTTCTCCGTCCTCGACGAACGGTCGGCCGCCTTCTTCGCGCTCGGTCGCGGCCGGCGGACCAGCGAACCGACCGCCCTCGTCTGTACCTCCGGGACGGCCGCGGCCAACTACCACCCGGCCGTGGTCGAGGCCAGTCAGTCCCGCGTGCCGCTGCTCGTGCTCACGGCCGATCGGCCCGCCGAACTCACCGACAGCGGCGCCAACCAGACCGTCGACCAGCAGAAGCTCTACGGCGACGCCGTCCGGTGGTACAAGACCCTGCCAGAACCCGCGCCCGAGCCCCGACGGCTCCGGTCGCTCCGGGTCGCCGCCGACCGCGCCGTCGCGAAGACGACCGGATCGAACCCCGGACCGGTCCACCTCAACGTCCCCGTCGCCAAACCGCTCGAACCCACCGAAGAGCCGGGTGACGTGCCCGACTCGCTGGCCGAGGAAGCGCCGCTTGCCGTCGAGGGACGGGACGGCCCGTTCGTCCGGACGACCGCGGGGCGGCTGGAACCCGACAGCGCTGCGATGGACGAGGTCGCGGACGCCCTGGAGTCGGCCGAGCGCGGCCTGGTCGTCGCCGGCCCGCTGAACCCCGGCGTCTCCGACCCGGGTGCCGTCGGCGCACTGCTCGACGCGACGGGCGTCCCGCTGCTGGCCGACCCGCTCTCGGGCCTACGGTACGGGTCGCTCGCCACCGACCGACCGGTCTTCGGCGGCTACGACTCGTATCTCGACGCGCCCGACTGGCCCGACCCCGATGTCGTCCTCCGGGTCGGCGCCTCGCCCACGTCGAAGGTGTTGCGGCAGTTCCTCCGGGACGCCGACGCGCGGCAGGTCGTCGTCGACCCGGCCGGCGACTGGCCCGAGGCCGAGTTCACCGCGACCGACTACGTCCAGGCCGACCCCGGTGCGGTGGCGCGTGCGCTCGCCGAGCGAGTCGATAGTCCGCGGGCGGCCGAGGACGGCCCCGAGACGACGTGGCGCCGCCGGTTCGAACGCGCCGAGGCCAGCTACTGGGACCTCGTCGACGAGGCCACCGAGTCGGCGGCCGCCGGGACGCCGTTCGAGGGGGCCGTCCTCTCGGCAGTCGTCTCGGACGCGCCCGATCCCGCGACGGTGTTCGTCTCGAACAGCATGCCGGTCCGCGACTGCGACCGCTTCGGGCGCCCGCGCGAGGCGGATCTAACGGTGTTGGGCAACCGCGGCGCCAGCGGCATCGACGGGATCACGAGCACCGCGCTGGGAGCCGGGAGCGCCACCGACGATCCGCTCGTGCTCGTCACCGGCGATCTCGCCTACTACCACGACGCCAACGGGCTGCTCTCGGTCGCCCGTTGCGGCGTCGACGCGACGATCGTCCTGATCAACAACGACGGCGGCGGCATCTTCCACATCCTGCCCATCGAGGCGTTCGACCCGCCGTTCACCGAGCAGTTCGTCACGCCGCACGGCCTCGACTTCGAGCACTCGGCGGACCTGTACGACCTGTCGTTCCGGCGCGCGACGGACCTCGACGACTTCGCGGCGGCCTACCGCGAGTCGCTCGACAGCGAGGGCACGCAGGTTATCGAGGTACGGACCGACGGCGAGGCGAGCCACCGCCGGCGCGAACGACTGCACGAGCGCGTCTGCGATCGAGTCGCCGCCGACCGCTAA